CTCGTCGAGCGCTTCTGGTCTTGGCTTCATTGGCAGCGTCGTCTCGTCGTCCGCTGGGAGTACTATACCGAGAACTTCCTCGGCTTCGTCCAGCTCGCTTCAATCTGCATCTTGCTCAAACAGTTTTGAGATAGGTTCTAGCAACAAGTTGCCGCAAAGATCGCGGCGGTGCAATCAGAATTTGAAAAGTCCGCAAGTCTCAAATCGCATCCCGTAAACTTCGCGCCCGCAAGCACGATGTGGGAGAAATTGCTGCCAACCAGGTTCTGGTCGGTATAACTCACCCCCGACCTGATGATTGGCGACGGGCAATCGGCGATGCTGCATATTCCATCAAGGTTCTTATCCTCAGTGGCGAGGTCGCAGGTCTGGCTGCCGTTAAGATCCCAGCATGCGTAGCGGATGGTGCCTGGAGGCCCCTGCGCTCCAGTACAGCCAGTAGGCCCGATTGCACCAATACTTCCAGTGGGCCCCAGCGGCCCAGTGGGGCCGGGATTGCCGCTCGGTCCTTGGGGGCCATTAGAACCCGTAGGCCCAGTGGCGCCCGTACTACCAGTTGACCCCCGCGCCCCAGCAGGGCCAACGCTTCCCCCCGGTCCTTGTGGGCCGGTCGGTCCCGCGAGCCCCTGCGGCCCTTGAGGTCCCGTAGGCCCGTCGGCTCCTTGTGGTCCCTGTAAGCCCTGCAATCCCCGCGGTCCCTGCGCGCCCGTGGCGCCCTGCGGCCCCTGTGGCCCCTCAGGGCCCTCCGGCCCTGTCGGACCAGGTGGTCCTGACTCGCTGTAGAGGGCGTAGGGCGCGATTGGGAAGAAGGATCGAGCAACCACCGGCGTCACTACGCCCTTCTTCATGACCTGGACAAACAACTGCTGAGAGAAGTCGACCGTGTTTGGAATGGGGGTTGAGCCGCCGCCCAGCGTGTAGACCAGGACCGGGGTCTTCAGAGTGAGATTTACCCATCCCGAGGACCAGAGCTGTCTGCCTGCCTCATCCCACAGACTAAATTGGAGGGTGTGGGTCCCCGGTTGTAGGTTGGTCTGTTTCTCGAGGAGAAAGCGCAGGGCAGGGGAGGCGGAATGGGCAGAGGTTTCGAGGCAAAGCAAAGTGAGCATCACGAACACGATGGTCAGCAGGCGCTTCATGCCCCCCTCCAGCGTAAGACGAGTAGACATGCCACGGCTCGGATGAGGACGCCGCGAACAATCGGAGGATATCACCCGAGGTCAAGAGCTTTCAAGAGGTCGGGGTACATTCGTCGATGGCTTGGCAGGTGAGATCGCCAATGGGTTCTTCATAGCAGTGTCGCGCATTGTTGACGCGTTGTCTTGTCCATTGCGGAAGAAATAGACTCGATGAACTGTCGCCATTCACGAACATGCGGTTTGCGGAGCGTGTCAGGAACCTTGCCGGTGTGCACAATTTCCCCTCTGAGTTCCACCAGGCGATCAATTGCACAGGATGGTTCCTTGGTAGTTGTGGTGAGATGTTCCGGCACTATTCCTGAACCAAGTCCTTCGAACGCATCGCCCACGCCAGCCAATTCCAGCAGGCGCTTAACTGGGCCTGCTTTGGCCGTGTTCAGGCCGTAGTTCTCGATATTCTCACCTATGGCTTGTTGCCTAACCTTCTGCACCCACAGGCTCCGCCACCCAGGGAAGACTGTCAATTCCCATGGCGTACACTTCTCCAGCAACTTCCGAATCTTCTCTGGAACCCTCTCTGGGGAAATGTCCTTTGAGACTTTCTCCGCCAGTTCGATGGATAGTTGCTCAACATAGTTCTCCCAAATTCCATACGTGAATACCACAGCGGCCGCAAACAACGCACGTTCTTTCTCTGATGGCTTGCCCTTTGTGTCTTTCACGTAGCTAAGAACGTTATCGACAATCCCAAGAGCGGGCCCCACGCCCTGATGTGCGTTCGTTTGAGTCGAAGTCCAACTTGGCATGGTCTTCTCCGATGTTGTGAACTGGTGAAGTTGCTTTCCTTCTTGCTCCAACAGTGTATCTAGCTGACCTGCTGTCCTCCACCAGGATCTCGCCGGGGTGAATCGGAGGCACCTTCCTCGTGAGCATGTTCCCTCACGCGTACATCAACTTCCCCCGCGGCTCCGGAATGGGGCGCCCGAGTTCCTTTGCAGTGTCAATCCATTCCTTGATGATCACCTCAGCGTTCGCGAGAGCTTCCTGGTAGGACGCTCCATCTGCCATACATGCGGGCAGCTCGGGCACTTCGGCGATGAAGGTCTTGTCCTCGGCACTCCAGTAGATCACGATCTCGTACTTGGCGCTCATCGATCTAGTTCTCGTCGTCCAACAGGTTGAGAACCAGCCTGATCAGCAACTCCTTCTCCGCGGGATCGCTCTCCGCGACGAGGAGCGCCAGCGCGACCATGGCGCTGTCGGTGAAGCGCAGGCTGCCGTCGGCGCCGCGGAGCAGGCCGTTCAGCCGCAAGTACTCCAGGAAGAGTAGCGTGCCAATGCGCTTGTTGCCGTCGGAGAACGGGTGGTCCTTGATGACGAAGTACAGCAGATGGGCCGCGCGGGCCTGAACCGTCGGGTAGAGCGGCTCCCCGCCGAAGGTCTGCTCGATGGCGGCGAGAATGGCGCCCAAGCCTTCAGCGCGCTCCTGCCCGAAGAGACCGGTCGCCTCGCCCCGCGCAGCGAGGGGCACCCGCAAGCCGGTGATCGCAGCCCGCGCCACGTCCAAGGTCAGCGATACGCTTGGCGTGCGCGGTGCCGCCGGCATTCCGGCCAACCGCGCCTCGTCGTACTCCAGCAACAGCCGCCAAGCCCGCGTGTACTGCTGTACCACCTCGAGCACCGCCCGCCCATCGTCTGTCACGAGCGCATGACGGTCCAGCGTCCGCGCCAGCAGCCTCACGGCCTGCTCGATCTCTCCGAACCCCTTCTCCCGCAGCCGCCGCTCGTTCATGGTGTAGCCACGGACGAGGTGTTCCCTGAGGGTGCGGGTCGCCCAGATGCGGAATTGGGTGCCGCGCCTGGAGTTGACCCGGTAGCCGACGGAGATAATGGCGTCCAGATTGAACATATCAATGTCGCGGGCCACACCCCTGTTCCCTTCCCGTCGAACCGTTGCATTTTTTGCAACAGTTGCCTCCCGCGACAGCTCTCCCGACGCGAATACGGCTCTCAAGTGGCGCGAAATCACAGACTTGTCGCGCTCAAAGAGCTTGGCCATCTGGCCCAACGATAGCCAGACGGTCTCCCGCTCCAAGCGGACATCGAGTCTGACGCCTCCATCCGGGGCCGCGAAGAGGACGACCTCGTCGCCGGCAGGACCCTGCGCGGACATCTCGCCTATAGCTCCTTTGCGATCGGCGCGAAAACCTTCTGAAACAGCTCCGGGTGCTTCCGAAGCCACGTGTGCTGCCCGGGCCAGAGATCCCTCTTCAAGACGTCGGCGTCCTCCTTCCCATTGAGCAGCCGGCTCAGATTCTTCACAATCATGCCGTTGCCTCCACGATTACTTGGCTGCCGCGCCCGCCGTCCCCCGCACCCGCTCCACCCGCGTCACGCCCTTGAGCCGGCGCAGCTGGTCCATGAGCTTGCGCAGCTGCTCGAGGTTCTTGATCTCCAGGTCGAAGCCGGTGACCGCGCGCCCGCCCTCGGTCGTGACCTTGGCGCCGGCGATGTTCACGCCGGCCTCGGCGACCACGCCGCTGAGGGCCGCGAGCAGGCCGGGCTTGTCGCGCGCCTCCACCTGCAGGCGCACCGGGTAGCTCTGCTCGGTGCCGAGGTCCCACTCGACCGCGACGAGCCGCTCCTTGTCGAGCAGCGACGGCGAGGCGTTGGGGCAGTCGGCGGCGTGGACGGTCACGCCCCGCCCGCGCGTGATGAAGCCGATGATCCGGTCGCCCGGCACCGGGTTGCAGCACTGCGCGAAACGCGTCAGGGCCCCGTCGAGCCCGCCGATGCGCACGCTCGTCTCGACCCGCTTGCCGGTGATGCGCTTGACGAAGTCGCGCAGGCGCGAGTCCTTGCGCTCCTCGCGCTTGGCCGCCTCCTCGGGGGGCAGCAGGCGCACGGCGAGCTGGTGCGCGGCGAGCTTGCCGTAGCCGATCGCGGCGAAAGCGTCGTCCGCGGTCTTGAAGCTCAGCGCCGCGAGGGCGGCCGCGAACTCGGGCGACTTGAGCGCCTTCGCGGCCGGCAGCTCCAGCCGGCGCAGCTCCTTGTCGAGCAGCTCGCGCCCCAGCGTGATGCTCTGGGCGCGCTCCTCGACCTTGATCCAGGACTTGATTCGGGTGCGTGCGCGCGAGGTGCGCACGAACTTGAGCCAGTCCTTGCTCGGGGTGTGGCCGGCCTGCGTGAGGATCTCGACGATGTCGCCGTTGGCGATCTCGTAGCGCAGCGGGACGATGCGGCCGTTGACCTTCGCGCCGACGCAGCGGTGGCCGACGTCCGAGTGCACGGCGTAAGCAAAGTCCACGGGCGTCGCCCCGCGCGGCAGGGCCCGCACGTCGCCCCGCGGCGTGAAGGCGTAGACCTCGTCCTGGAAGAGGTCGACCTTGACCGTCTCGAGGAACTCGCGCGGGTCCTTGAGCTCCTTCTGCCACTCCAGCAGCCCCTTGAGCCACTTCTGGCTCTGGTCGAAGCGGCTCTCGCCGGTGAGCCCCTCCTTGTACTTCCAGTGCGCGGCGATGCCGTGCTGGGCGATGGCGTGCATCTCGGCGGTGCGGATCTGGAACTCGACGCGCTCGCCGCCGGGCCCGATGACCGTCGTGT
This bacterium DNA region includes the following protein-coding sequences:
- a CDS encoding bifunctional (p)ppGpp synthetase/guanosine-3',5'-bis(diphosphate) 3'-pyrophosphohydrolase, yielding MYRIGEIIEQVLAYHPEADTELLERAYIYAAVSHRGQLRTSGEPYLSHPLEIAGILAKMHMDVTTIVGGLLHDVPEDTGTAVAEIEAKFGRDVAVLVEGVTKIGKMEFSTREEREAENFRKMVLAMAKDIRVILIKLADRLHNMRTIDPLPEAKRRRIARETLDIYAPLANRLGIAWMKTELEDLAFRQLHPAEYDDVSQRVAKKRQEQEKYLEEVQALIRSKLGEAEVTAQVTGRAKHIYGIWSKMRRQNIPFDQVYDIIAVRIITDSVRNCYAVLGTIHSLWTPVPGRFKDYIAMPKANGYQSLHTTVIGPGGERVEFQIRTAEMHAIAQHGIAAHWKYKEGLTGESRFDQSQKWLKGLLEWQKELKDPREFLETVKVDLFQDEVYAFTPRGDVRALPRGATPVDFAYAVHSDVGHRCVGAKVNGRIVPLRYEIANGDIVEILTQAGHTPSKDWLKFVRTSRARTRIKSWIKVEERAQSITLGRELLDKELRRLELPAAKALKSPEFAAALAALSFKTADDAFAAIGYGKLAAHQLAVRLLPPEEAAKREERKDSRLRDFVKRITGKRVETSVRIGGLDGALTRFAQCCNPVPGDRIIGFITRGRGVTVHAADCPNASPSLLDKERLVAVEWDLGTEQSYPVRLQVEARDKPGLLAALSGVVAEAGVNIAGAKVTTEGGRAVTGFDLEIKNLEQLRKLMDQLRRLKGVTRVERVRGTAGAAAK
- a CDS encoding type II toxin-antitoxin system HicB family antitoxin, whose protein sequence is MSAKYEIVIYWSAEDKTFIAEVPELPACMADGASYQEALANAEVIIKEWIDTAKELGRPIPEPRGKLMYA
- a CDS encoding virulence protein RhuM/Fic/DOC family protein, which encodes MSAQGPAGDEVVLFAAPDGGVRLDVRLERETVWLSLGQMAKLFERDKSVISRHLRAVFASGELSREATVAKNATVRREGNRGVARDIDMFNLDAIISVGYRVNSRRGTQFRIWATRTLREHLVRGYTMNERRLREKGFGEIEQAVRLLARTLDRHALVTDDGRAVLEVVQQYTRAWRLLLEYDEARLAGMPAAPRTPSVSLTLDVARAAITGLRVPLAARGEATGLFGQERAEGLGAILAAIEQTFGGEPLYPTVQARAAHLLYFVIKDHPFSDGNKRIGTLLFLEYLRLNGLLRGADGSLRFTDSAMVALALLVAESDPAEKELLIRLVLNLLDDEN
- a CDS encoding HEPN domain-containing protein, whose protein sequence is MKDTKGKPSEKERALFAAAVVFTYGIWENYVEQLSIELAEKVSKDISPERVPEKIRKLLEKCTPWELTVFPGWRSLWVQKVRQQAIGENIENYGLNTAKAGPVKRLLELAGVGDAFEGLGSGIVPEHLTTTTKEPSCAIDRLVELRGEIVHTGKVPDTLRKPHVREWRQFIESISSAMDKTTRQQCATLL